Proteins from a single region of Pseudomonas quebecensis:
- a CDS encoding anti-virulence regulator CigR family protein: protein MTNSSKGVSVVLALALFAGSGLALADPGNGHGNGKGGGNGKGNNPGGQGYDQPKGKGASGAHGPSVDRSGVLNVLGGYRDYWRPGPALPPGIQKNLARGKPLPPGIAKKLDGRLLGQLPHYDGYEWQQAGTDLILVAIASGIIYEVLNGAFN from the coding sequence ATGACCAACTCTTCTAAAGGCGTGTCCGTCGTGCTGGCGCTTGCTTTGTTTGCCGGCAGCGGCCTGGCGTTGGCCGATCCCGGCAATGGCCACGGAAACGGCAAGGGCGGCGGCAACGGAAAAGGCAACAATCCCGGTGGGCAGGGGTATGACCAGCCCAAGGGCAAAGGCGCGTCGGGCGCTCACGGCCCCAGCGTTGATCGCAGCGGGGTGTTGAACGTGCTGGGAGGCTATCGCGATTACTGGCGCCCAGGCCCTGCTTTGCCGCCGGGTATTCAGAAGAACCTGGCGCGCGGCAAACCGCTGCCGCCGGGTATCGCGAAAAAACTCGATGGCCGTTTACTCGGCCAATTGCCGCATTACGATGGCTACGAATGGCAGCAGGCGGGGACTGACTTGATCCTGGTGGCCATTGCCTCGGGCATCATCTACGAAGTCCTCAATGGCGCGTTCAACTGA
- the pcp gene encoding pyroglutamyl-peptidase I codes for MHTVLLTGFEPFDQDPVNPSWEAVRQLDGVLLSDDVRIVARRLPCAFATAPACLMQMLDELRPAMVIATGLGPGRSDISIERVAINLNDARIPDNLGAQPIDTAVVVDGPAAYFTTLPIKAMVRAVREAGMAASVSHTAGTFVCNQVFYHLQHKLAGSAVRSGFIHVPRLPGASEPFMPLSSMIEGLRVAVTAAWQTSVDVLEAGGQVS; via the coding sequence ATGCACACTGTGCTGCTGACGGGGTTTGAACCCTTTGATCAAGACCCGGTGAACCCGTCCTGGGAAGCGGTGCGCCAGTTGGACGGTGTGTTGCTGAGCGACGATGTGCGCATTGTGGCGCGTCGGCTGCCTTGCGCATTTGCCACGGCGCCGGCGTGCCTCATGCAGATGCTCGACGAACTGCGTCCGGCAATGGTTATCGCCACGGGACTGGGGCCTGGGCGCAGCGATATCTCTATTGAGCGGGTGGCGATCAATCTCAACGATGCGCGTATCCCGGATAATCTCGGCGCCCAACCGATCGACACCGCCGTGGTAGTGGATGGCCCGGCGGCCTATTTCACCACGTTGCCGATCAAGGCGATGGTGCGGGCAGTGCGCGAGGCGGGCATGGCTGCTTCGGTGTCGCACACCGCGGGCACGTTCGTTTGCAATCAGGTGTTTTATCACTTGCAGCACAAGCTCGCCGGCTCGGCGGTGCGCAGTGGGTTTATTCATGTACCGCGCTTGCCAGGAGCAAGCGAGCCGTTCATGCCGCTGTCGAGCATGATTGAAGGGCTGCGTGTGGCAGTGACGGCGGCCTGGCAGACCTCGGTGGATGTGCTGGAGGCGGGCGGTCAGGTGAGCTGA